Below is a genomic region from Streptomyces sp. NBC_00461.
GCCGCACGCCGTGAGGACCAGGGCGCTCGAGGCGGCGATGGCACCGAGGGCGATGGCCCGCCGATTCATGCGCTGAAGCTTCACTTGAAAGAGTTCCTTCCAGGAGCCGCCGTCCTGAATACGGCGGCGTGCGGAGTAGAAGTCCGGATTGACGGGGGTCACGCCCGCAGAGGTGCGACCCACATCAGGTAAGGCCGAAATTAGGCAGAACAGGTGAAGGCACCTATGGCCGTAAATGAACGAGAGGTGAACCCCTGCAGTCGGTGTGGTTAGGTCACGGAATGCTCACGGGGAGAGCACATGAAGGTTCCGGCCTCACGGTGACACAGGGGTGACAATTCCCTCGGAACCCGAGGGGTCGGTGAGCCGTCTCGTTCCCCGAGAGCCATCGGGAGGCGCAACATGGAACGTCGTACGTTCATAGGGGGCGGCGCGGCCGCGATCGCCGCGGTCGCCACGACCGCGTGCAAGGGCGGATCCGCCGACGCGGGCGCCAGTGCGTCCTCATCTTCCTCCAGCACATCTCTCCGGGCCACCGCAGCAGCGGCCGCCCCGGCGAACTGGACGGCGCTCTCCCACGACCTCGACGGCACCCTGGTCCGGCCGGGCGACGCGAAGTGGGCCACCGCCCACCAGCTGTACAACACCCGCTTCGACGGGCTGAAACCCGCGGCGGTGGCCTACGTCGCCCACGCCGACGACATCCGGACGACCCTGGCGTACGCCCGCGCCCACCGCATCCAGGTCGCGATCCGCAACGGCGGCCACTCCTACGCGGGTTGGTCCTCGGGCAACGGCAAGCTGATCGTCGACGTCTCGAAGTTGAAGCAGATCCGGGTGGGCGGCGGTCAGGCGGTCGTCGGCGCCGGCTCCAAGCTGATCGACGTCTACCGCGGGCTGACCGCGAAGGGCGTGACGATCCCCGCGGGCTCCTGCCCCTCGGTCGGCGTCTCCGGCCTGGTCCTGGGCGGCGGCCACGGCGTGGTCTCCCGGGCCTACGGCCTCACCTGCGACAGCCTCACCCAGGCCACGCTGATCACGGCCGACGGCAAGGAGCTGACCGCCAACGCGAGCGAGAACAAGGACCTGTTCTGGGCCCTGCGCGGTGCGGGCAACGGCAACTTCGGCGTCGTGACCGAGCTGCAGTTCAAGACGCACCCGGCGCCGCAGGCGGTGTCCGCGTACGTGACGTGGCCCTTCTCGAAGGCCGCCGCCGTGGTGAAGGCGTGGCAGGAGTGGGGTCCCGACCAGCCCGACGAGATCTGGTCCTCCTGCCACCTGGAGAACGGCGGTTCGCCCACCGTCTCGGTGGCGGCGTTCTCGATCGGCACGTACGGGGAGCTGCAGAACGCGATCGACTTCCTGGTCTCGAAGGTCGGCTCACCGGCCCGCAGCGCCACCCTGAAGCGGCACACGTACGAGGGCGCGATGGAGGCGTACGCGGGCTGCGGGTCCTTCGCCACCGAGCCCCAGTGCCACCTGCCCGGCACCACCCCGAACCGCAACCCGCAGGGCGCCCTGGGCCGGGAGACCTACGCGGCCCGCTCGGACTTCTTCGACCGCTCGATCTCCGCGGCCGGCATCCAGACCCTGCTCACCCGCATCAGTTCGGTCCCGGGCGGCTCGGGCAGCATCGCCCTGACGGCCCTCGGTGGCGCGGTCAACCGCGTCTCCCCCACGGCGACGGCCTTCGTCCACCGCCGCTCCCGCATGCTGGCCCAGTACATAGCGTCCTGGGGCTCCGGCAACACGGGCACGTCCGCCCAGTCCTGGCTGACGTCGACCCACAACGCGATGCAGCCGTACGCCTCCGGCGCCGCGTACCAGAACTACACGGACCCGACGCTGACGAACTGGCGCAAGGCCTACTTCGGTGAGGCGGCCACACGCCTGACAGCCGTGAAGAAGCAGTACGACCCCAACCACTTCTTCACATACCCCCAGTCCCTGTAGCCCCACCCAAACCAAGCCGGCCACAAGGGGCGCGAGGAACCGCGCACCTCCAAGGAGCACGGTGAACCGCCCGTCTCCAGGGGCGCGAGGAACCACCCGTCTTCAGGGGGCGCGAGGAACCGCGCACCTTCAGGGACACGGGGTACTACCGGTCTCCAGGGGCCCGGGGAACCGCGCATCTTCAGGGGGCGCGGGGAACCGGCATCTTTAGGGGCGCGGGGAACTGCGCATCTTTAGGGGCGCGGGGAACTGCGCGACCAGCCACGACGAACCCGCAGCCAACCCACCACCCCACCACCCCTGCCTCCGCCGGCAGAACCCGGCGAACCGCTCAGGCGGCGAGATCCCGCTCCTCCGACCCCGCCGCCTCGGACCTCGCCCCCGGGATCACCGCACCCCGCCCCACCGCCGAGCGCGAGCGGGACCGCACCAGCCATCCACCCCACGACGACCGCTC
It encodes:
- a CDS encoding FAD-binding oxidoreductase, producing MERRTFIGGGAAAIAAVATTACKGGSADAGASASSSSSSTSLRATAAAAAPANWTALSHDLDGTLVRPGDAKWATAHQLYNTRFDGLKPAAVAYVAHADDIRTTLAYARAHRIQVAIRNGGHSYAGWSSGNGKLIVDVSKLKQIRVGGGQAVVGAGSKLIDVYRGLTAKGVTIPAGSCPSVGVSGLVLGGGHGVVSRAYGLTCDSLTQATLITADGKELTANASENKDLFWALRGAGNGNFGVVTELQFKTHPAPQAVSAYVTWPFSKAAAVVKAWQEWGPDQPDEIWSSCHLENGGSPTVSVAAFSIGTYGELQNAIDFLVSKVGSPARSATLKRHTYEGAMEAYAGCGSFATEPQCHLPGTTPNRNPQGALGRETYAARSDFFDRSISAAGIQTLLTRISSVPGGSGSIALTALGGAVNRVSPTATAFVHRRSRMLAQYIASWGSGNTGTSAQSWLTSTHNAMQPYASGAAYQNYTDPTLTNWRKAYFGEAATRLTAVKKQYDPNHFFTYPQSL